From one Dama dama isolate Ldn47 chromosome 4, ASM3311817v1, whole genome shotgun sequence genomic stretch:
- the SLC12A4 gene encoding solute carrier family 12 member 4 isoform X3, with amino-acid sequence MAAEGALCGFLYLEGSSWGSPEDTEPLAPCTLGHGNHKESSPFLCPMEASRGSDYHDRNLALFEEELDIRPKVSSLLGKLVSYTNLTQGAKEHEEAESGEGARRRAAKAPSMGTLMGVYLPCLQNIFGVILFLRLTWMVGTAGVLQALLIVLICCCCTLLTAISMSAIATNGVVPAGGSYFMISRSLGPEFGGAVGLCFYLGTTFAAAMYILGAIEILLTYIAPPAAIFYPTGTHDTSSATLNNMRVYGTIFLTFMTLVVFVGVKYVNKFASLFLACVIISILSIYAGGIKSIFDPPVFPVCMLGNRTLSRDQFDVCAKTAVVDNETVGTQLWSLFCHSPNLTAEACDPYFLLNNVTEIPGIPGAAAGVLQENLWSAYLEKGEVVEKHGLPSRDALGLKESLPLYVVADIATSFTVLVGIFFPSVTGIMAGSNRSGDLRDAQKSIPVGTILAIVTTSLVYFSSVVLFGACIEGVVLRDKYGDGVSRNLVVGTLAWPSPWVIVIGSFFSTCGAGLQSLTGAPRLLQAIAKDNIIPFLRVFGHGKANGEPTWALLLTALIAELGILIASLDMVAPILSMFFLMCYLFVNLACAVQTLLRTPNWRPRFKYYHWALSFLGMSLCLALMFVSSWYYALVAMLIAGMIYKYIEYQGAEKEWGDGIRGLSLSAARYALLRLEEGPPHTKNWRPQLLVLLKLDEDLHVKYPRLLTFASQLKAGKGLTIVGSVIQGSFLESYGEAQAAEQTIKNMMEIEKVKGFCQVVVASKVREGLAHLIQSCGLGGMRHNTVVLGWPYGWRQSEDPRAWKTFIDTVRCTTAAHLALLVPKNIAFYPSNHERYLEGHIDVWWIVHDGGMLMLLPFLLRQHKVWRKCRMRIFTVAQMDDNSIQMKKDLAIFLYHLRLEAEVEVVEMHNSDISAYTYERTLMMEQRSQMLRQMRLTKTEREREAQLVKDRHSALRLESLYSDEEDESAAGTDKIQMTWTRDKYMATEPWDPSHTPDNFRELVHIKPDQSNVRRMHTAVKLNEVIVTRSHDARLVLLNMPGPPKNSEGDENWMEFLEVLTEGLERVLLVRGGGREVITIYS; translated from the exons ATGGCGGCAGAAGGCGCCCTGTGTGGCTTTCTCTATCTGGAGGGTAGCTCTTGGGGGAGCCCTGAGGACACTGAGCCCTTGGCACCGTGCACATTGG GACATGGCAACCATAAAGAGAGCAGCCCTTTCCTTTGTCCCATGGAAGCTTCCAGAGGAAGTGACTACCATGACAGGAACCTGGCACTGTTTGAG GAAGAGCTGGACATCCGGCCAAAGGTGTCATCTCTTCTGGGCAAGCTCGTCAGCTACACCAACCTCACACAGGGCGCCAAGGagcatgaggaggctgagagtgGAGAGGGTGCCCGTCGGAGAGCAGCCAAG GCACCCAGCATGGGCACCCTCATGGGCGTGTACCTGCCCTGCCTGCAGAACATCTTTGGGGTTATCCTCTTCCTGCGGCTGACCTGGATGGTGGGCACGGCCGGCGTGCTGCAGGCCCTCCTCATCGTGCTCATCTGCTGCTGTTGT ACCTTGCTGACGGCCATCTCCATGAGCGCCATTGCCACCAATGGTGTGGTTCCAG CTGGGGGCTCCTATTTCATGATCTCCCGTTCGCTGGGGCCAGAATTTGGAGGTGCCGTGGGCCTGTGCTTCTACCTGGGAACAACATTTGCGGCAGCCATGTACATCCTAGGGGCCATTGAGATCTTGCTG ACCTACATTGCCCCTCCAGCCGCCATTTTTTACCCAACAGGCACTCATGACACGTCGAGTGCCACCTTGAACAATATGCGGGTATATGGGACCATTTTCCTGACCTTCATGACCCTAGTGGTATTCGTTGGTGTCAAGTATGTGAACAAATTTGCCTCACTCTTCCTGGCCTGTGTGATCATCTCCATCCTCTCCATCTATGCTGGAGGCATCAAATCTATTTTTGACCCTCCTGTGTTTCC AGTATGTATGCTGGGCAACAGGACACTGTCCCGGGACCAGTTTGATGTCTGCGCCAAGACGGCCGTGGTAGACAATGAGACAGTGGGCACCCAGCTCTGGAGCCTCTTCTGCCACAGCCCCAACCTCACGGCTGAGGCCTGCGACCCCTACTTCCTGCTCAACAATGTGACTGAGATCCCCGGCATCCCTGGTGCAGCTGCTGGTGTACTCCAGG AAAACCTATGGAGCGCCTACCTGGAGAAGGGTGAGGTCGTGGAGAAACATGGACTGCCCTCCAGGGATGCCCTTGGCCTGAAGGAGAGCCTGCCCCTGTACGTGGTGGCTGACATCGCCACATCCTTCACTGTGCTGGTTGGCATCTTCTTCCCCTCAGTAACAG GCATCATGGCTGGTTCCAACCGCTCTGGGGACCTCCGAGACGCGCAGAAGTCCATCCCAGTGGGGACCATTCTGGCCATTGTTACCACTTCCCTTGTCT ACTTCAGCAGCGTGGTTCTCTTCGGTGCTTGCATCGAGGGTGTGGTCCTCCGGGACAA GTACGGCGATGGTGTCAGCAGAAACCTGGTGGTGGGCACGTTAGCGTGGCCTTCGCCCTGGGTCATCGTCATCGGCTCCTTTTTCTCCACTTGCGGTGCCGGCCTGCAGAGCCTAACTGGGGCACCACGCCTGTTGCAGGCTATCGCCAAGGACAACATCATCCCTTTCCTCCGG GTTTTCGGCCATGGCAAGGCAAATGGTGAACCGACGTGGGCCCTCCTCCTGACAGCACTCATCGCTGAGCTGGGCATCCTCATTGCCTCCCTGGACATGGTGGCCCCCATTCTATCCAT GTTCTTCCTGATGTGCTACCTGTTTGTGAACCTCGCCTGTGCTGTGCAGACACTCCTGAGGACCCCCAACTGGCGGCCTCGGTTCAAGTACTATCACTG GGCACTGTCCTTCTTGGGCATGAGCCTCTGCCTGGCCTTGATGTTTGTCTCCTCCTGGTACTACGCCCTGGTCGCCATGCTCATCGCTGGCATGATCTACAAGTACATCGAGTACCAAGG GGCTGAGAAGGAATGGGGCGATGGGATCCGAGGCCTGTCCCTGAGTGCCGCCCGCTATGCCCTGTTGCGGCTAGAGGAGGGCCCTCCTCACACCAAGAACTGGCG GCCTCAGCTACTGGTGCTGCTGAAGCTAGATGAGGACCTTCACGTGAAGTACCCGCGGCTCCTCACTTTCGCCTCCCAGCTTAAAGCCGGCAAGGGCCTGACCATCGTCGGTTCTGTCATCCAGGGCAGCTTCTTGGAGAGCTACGGCGAGGCCCAGGCTGCTGAGCAG ACAATCAAGAACATGATGGAGATTGAGAAGGTGAAGGGCTTCTGCCAGGTGGTGGTGGCCAGCAAGGTGCGGGAGGGGCTGGCCCACCTCATCCAGTCTTGCGGCCTGGGAGGCATGAGGCACAACACCGTGGTGCTGGGCTGGCCCTACGGCTGGCGACAGAGTGAGGACCCACGCGCCTGGAAGACCTTTATTG ACACCGTGCGCTGCACCACGGCTGCCCACCTGGCCCTGCTTGTGCCCAAGAACATCGCCTTCTACCCCAGCAACCATGAGCGCTACCTGGAGGGCCACATCGACGTGTGGTGGATTGTCCACGACGGCGGCATGCTCATGCTCCTGCCCTTCCTGCTGCGCCAGCACAAG GTTTGGAGGAAATGCCGGATGCGCATCTTCACGGTGGCCCAGATGGACGACAACAGCATCCAGATGAAGAAGGATCTGGCCATCTTCCTATACCACCTACGTCTCGAGGcagaggtggaggtggtggagatg CACAACAGCGACATCTCTGCATATACCTACGAGCGGACACTGATGATGGAGCAGCGCTCCCAAATGCTGCGGCAGATGAGGCTGACCAAGACAGAGCGGGAACGAGAG GCCCAGCTAGTCAAGGACCGGCACTCAGCCCTGCGGCTGGAGAGCCTGTACTCGGATGAGGAGGATGAGTCTGCAGCTGGGACTGACAAGATCCAGATGACATGGACCCGGGACAAGTACATGGCCACGGAGCCCTGGGACCCCAGCCACACGCCCGACAACTTCCGGGAACTGGTGCATATTAAGCC GGACCAGTCTAATGTGCGGCGCATGCACACGGCCGTGAAGCTCAATGAAGTCATTGTCACACGCTCCCATGACGCCCGCCTGGTCCTACTGAACATGCCCGGCCCACCCAAGAACAGCGAGGGTGATGAGAACTGG ATGGAGTTCCTGGAGGTGCTGACCGAGGGCCTCGAACGAGTGCTGTTGGTACGTGGTGGTGGCCGTGAAGTCATCACCATCTACTCCTGA
- the SLC12A4 gene encoding solute carrier family 12 member 4 isoform X1, with amino-acid sequence MPHFTVVPVDGPRRGDYDNLEGLSWVDYGERADREDADGHGNHKESSPFLCPMEASRGSDYHDRNLALFEEELDIRPKVSSLLGKLVSYTNLTQGAKEHEEAESGEGARRRAAKAPSMGTLMGVYLPCLQNIFGVILFLRLTWMVGTAGVLQALLIVLICCCCTLLTAISMSAIATNGVVPAGGSYFMISRSLGPEFGGAVGLCFYLGTTFAAAMYILGAIEILLTYIAPPAAIFYPTGTHDTSSATLNNMRVYGTIFLTFMTLVVFVGVKYVNKFASLFLACVIISILSIYAGGIKSIFDPPVFPVCMLGNRTLSRDQFDVCAKTAVVDNETVGTQLWSLFCHSPNLTAEACDPYFLLNNVTEIPGIPGAAAGVLQENLWSAYLEKGEVVEKHGLPSRDALGLKESLPLYVVADIATSFTVLVGIFFPSVTGIMAGSNRSGDLRDAQKSIPVGTILAIVTTSLVYFSSVVLFGACIEGVVLRDKYGDGVSRNLVVGTLAWPSPWVIVIGSFFSTCGAGLQSLTGAPRLLQAIAKDNIIPFLRVFGHGKANGEPTWALLLTALIAELGILIASLDMVAPILSMFFLMCYLFVNLACAVQTLLRTPNWRPRFKYYHWALSFLGMSLCLALMFVSSWYYALVAMLIAGMIYKYIEYQGAEKEWGDGIRGLSLSAARYALLRLEEGPPHTKNWRPQLLVLLKLDEDLHVKYPRLLTFASQLKAGKGLTIVGSVIQGSFLESYGEAQAAEQTIKNMMEIEKVKGFCQVVVASKVREGLAHLIQSCGLGGMRHNTVVLGWPYGWRQSEDPRAWKTFIDTVRCTTAAHLALLVPKNIAFYPSNHERYLEGHIDVWWIVHDGGMLMLLPFLLRQHKVWRKCRMRIFTVAQMDDNSIQMKKDLAIFLYHLRLEAEVEVVEMHNSDISAYTYERTLMMEQRSQMLRQMRLTKTEREREAQLVKDRHSALRLESLYSDEEDESAAGTDKIQMTWTRDKYMATEPWDPSHTPDNFRELVHIKPDQSNVRRMHTAVKLNEVIVTRSHDARLVLLNMPGPPKNSEGDENWILWWVGGQCMRSGWALLSLDALRVCRVPQLCLMGQTSLRVSLGVASLTDAPQTWSSWRC; translated from the exons ATGCCTCACTTCACCGTGGTGCCGGTAGACGGGCCGCGGCGCGGCGATTATGACAACCTCGAGGGTCTGAGTTGGGTGGACTACGGGGAGCGCGCCGATCGGGAGGACGCGGACG GACATGGCAACCATAAAGAGAGCAGCCCTTTCCTTTGTCCCATGGAAGCTTCCAGAGGAAGTGACTACCATGACAGGAACCTGGCACTGTTTGAG GAAGAGCTGGACATCCGGCCAAAGGTGTCATCTCTTCTGGGCAAGCTCGTCAGCTACACCAACCTCACACAGGGCGCCAAGGagcatgaggaggctgagagtgGAGAGGGTGCCCGTCGGAGAGCAGCCAAG GCACCCAGCATGGGCACCCTCATGGGCGTGTACCTGCCCTGCCTGCAGAACATCTTTGGGGTTATCCTCTTCCTGCGGCTGACCTGGATGGTGGGCACGGCCGGCGTGCTGCAGGCCCTCCTCATCGTGCTCATCTGCTGCTGTTGT ACCTTGCTGACGGCCATCTCCATGAGCGCCATTGCCACCAATGGTGTGGTTCCAG CTGGGGGCTCCTATTTCATGATCTCCCGTTCGCTGGGGCCAGAATTTGGAGGTGCCGTGGGCCTGTGCTTCTACCTGGGAACAACATTTGCGGCAGCCATGTACATCCTAGGGGCCATTGAGATCTTGCTG ACCTACATTGCCCCTCCAGCCGCCATTTTTTACCCAACAGGCACTCATGACACGTCGAGTGCCACCTTGAACAATATGCGGGTATATGGGACCATTTTCCTGACCTTCATGACCCTAGTGGTATTCGTTGGTGTCAAGTATGTGAACAAATTTGCCTCACTCTTCCTGGCCTGTGTGATCATCTCCATCCTCTCCATCTATGCTGGAGGCATCAAATCTATTTTTGACCCTCCTGTGTTTCC AGTATGTATGCTGGGCAACAGGACACTGTCCCGGGACCAGTTTGATGTCTGCGCCAAGACGGCCGTGGTAGACAATGAGACAGTGGGCACCCAGCTCTGGAGCCTCTTCTGCCACAGCCCCAACCTCACGGCTGAGGCCTGCGACCCCTACTTCCTGCTCAACAATGTGACTGAGATCCCCGGCATCCCTGGTGCAGCTGCTGGTGTACTCCAGG AAAACCTATGGAGCGCCTACCTGGAGAAGGGTGAGGTCGTGGAGAAACATGGACTGCCCTCCAGGGATGCCCTTGGCCTGAAGGAGAGCCTGCCCCTGTACGTGGTGGCTGACATCGCCACATCCTTCACTGTGCTGGTTGGCATCTTCTTCCCCTCAGTAACAG GCATCATGGCTGGTTCCAACCGCTCTGGGGACCTCCGAGACGCGCAGAAGTCCATCCCAGTGGGGACCATTCTGGCCATTGTTACCACTTCCCTTGTCT ACTTCAGCAGCGTGGTTCTCTTCGGTGCTTGCATCGAGGGTGTGGTCCTCCGGGACAA GTACGGCGATGGTGTCAGCAGAAACCTGGTGGTGGGCACGTTAGCGTGGCCTTCGCCCTGGGTCATCGTCATCGGCTCCTTTTTCTCCACTTGCGGTGCCGGCCTGCAGAGCCTAACTGGGGCACCACGCCTGTTGCAGGCTATCGCCAAGGACAACATCATCCCTTTCCTCCGG GTTTTCGGCCATGGCAAGGCAAATGGTGAACCGACGTGGGCCCTCCTCCTGACAGCACTCATCGCTGAGCTGGGCATCCTCATTGCCTCCCTGGACATGGTGGCCCCCATTCTATCCAT GTTCTTCCTGATGTGCTACCTGTTTGTGAACCTCGCCTGTGCTGTGCAGACACTCCTGAGGACCCCCAACTGGCGGCCTCGGTTCAAGTACTATCACTG GGCACTGTCCTTCTTGGGCATGAGCCTCTGCCTGGCCTTGATGTTTGTCTCCTCCTGGTACTACGCCCTGGTCGCCATGCTCATCGCTGGCATGATCTACAAGTACATCGAGTACCAAGG GGCTGAGAAGGAATGGGGCGATGGGATCCGAGGCCTGTCCCTGAGTGCCGCCCGCTATGCCCTGTTGCGGCTAGAGGAGGGCCCTCCTCACACCAAGAACTGGCG GCCTCAGCTACTGGTGCTGCTGAAGCTAGATGAGGACCTTCACGTGAAGTACCCGCGGCTCCTCACTTTCGCCTCCCAGCTTAAAGCCGGCAAGGGCCTGACCATCGTCGGTTCTGTCATCCAGGGCAGCTTCTTGGAGAGCTACGGCGAGGCCCAGGCTGCTGAGCAG ACAATCAAGAACATGATGGAGATTGAGAAGGTGAAGGGCTTCTGCCAGGTGGTGGTGGCCAGCAAGGTGCGGGAGGGGCTGGCCCACCTCATCCAGTCTTGCGGCCTGGGAGGCATGAGGCACAACACCGTGGTGCTGGGCTGGCCCTACGGCTGGCGACAGAGTGAGGACCCACGCGCCTGGAAGACCTTTATTG ACACCGTGCGCTGCACCACGGCTGCCCACCTGGCCCTGCTTGTGCCCAAGAACATCGCCTTCTACCCCAGCAACCATGAGCGCTACCTGGAGGGCCACATCGACGTGTGGTGGATTGTCCACGACGGCGGCATGCTCATGCTCCTGCCCTTCCTGCTGCGCCAGCACAAG GTTTGGAGGAAATGCCGGATGCGCATCTTCACGGTGGCCCAGATGGACGACAACAGCATCCAGATGAAGAAGGATCTGGCCATCTTCCTATACCACCTACGTCTCGAGGcagaggtggaggtggtggagatg CACAACAGCGACATCTCTGCATATACCTACGAGCGGACACTGATGATGGAGCAGCGCTCCCAAATGCTGCGGCAGATGAGGCTGACCAAGACAGAGCGGGAACGAGAG GCCCAGCTAGTCAAGGACCGGCACTCAGCCCTGCGGCTGGAGAGCCTGTACTCGGATGAGGAGGATGAGTCTGCAGCTGGGACTGACAAGATCCAGATGACATGGACCCGGGACAAGTACATGGCCACGGAGCCCTGGGACCCCAGCCACACGCCCGACAACTTCCGGGAACTGGTGCATATTAAGCC GGACCAGTCTAATGTGCGGCGCATGCACACGGCCGTGAAGCTCAATGAAGTCATTGTCACACGCTCCCATGACGCCCGCCTGGTCCTACTGAACATGCCCGGCCCACCCAAGAACAGCGAGGGTGATGAGAACTGGATCCTTTGGTGGGTAGGTGGGCAGTGTATGAGGTCAGGATGGGCACTCCTGTCCCTGGATGCCCTGAGGGTTTGCAGGGTACCCCAGCTCTGCTTGATGGGCCAGACTTCCCTGCGTGTTTCCTTGGGTGTGGCTTCCTTGACTGATGCCCCGCAGACATGGAGTTCCTGGAGGTGCTGA
- the SLC12A4 gene encoding solute carrier family 12 member 4 isoform X2, with protein sequence MPHFTVVPVDGPRRGDYDNLEGLSWVDYGERADREDADGHGNHKESSPFLCPMEASRGSDYHDRNLALFEEELDIRPKVSSLLGKLVSYTNLTQGAKEHEEAESGEGARRRAAKAPSMGTLMGVYLPCLQNIFGVILFLRLTWMVGTAGVLQALLIVLICCCCTLLTAISMSAIATNGVVPAGGSYFMISRSLGPEFGGAVGLCFYLGTTFAAAMYILGAIEILLTYIAPPAAIFYPTGTHDTSSATLNNMRVYGTIFLTFMTLVVFVGVKYVNKFASLFLACVIISILSIYAGGIKSIFDPPVFPVCMLGNRTLSRDQFDVCAKTAVVDNETVGTQLWSLFCHSPNLTAEACDPYFLLNNVTEIPGIPGAAAGVLQENLWSAYLEKGEVVEKHGLPSRDALGLKESLPLYVVADIATSFTVLVGIFFPSVTGIMAGSNRSGDLRDAQKSIPVGTILAIVTTSLVYFSSVVLFGACIEGVVLRDKYGDGVSRNLVVGTLAWPSPWVIVIGSFFSTCGAGLQSLTGAPRLLQAIAKDNIIPFLRVFGHGKANGEPTWALLLTALIAELGILIASLDMVAPILSMFFLMCYLFVNLACAVQTLLRTPNWRPRFKYYHWALSFLGMSLCLALMFVSSWYYALVAMLIAGMIYKYIEYQGAEKEWGDGIRGLSLSAARYALLRLEEGPPHTKNWRPQLLVLLKLDEDLHVKYPRLLTFASQLKAGKGLTIVGSVIQGSFLESYGEAQAAEQTIKNMMEIEKVKGFCQVVVASKVREGLAHLIQSCGLGGMRHNTVVLGWPYGWRQSEDPRAWKTFIDTVRCTTAAHLALLVPKNIAFYPSNHERYLEGHIDVWWIVHDGGMLMLLPFLLRQHKVWRKCRMRIFTVAQMDDNSIQMKKDLAIFLYHLRLEAEVEVVEMHNSDISAYTYERTLMMEQRSQMLRQMRLTKTEREREAQLVKDRHSALRLESLYSDEEDESAAGTDKIQMTWTRDKYMATEPWDPSHTPDNFRELVHIKPDQSNVRRMHTAVKLNEVIVTRSHDARLVLLNMPGPPKNSEGDENWMEFLEVLTEGLERVLLVRGGGREVITIYS encoded by the exons ATGCCTCACTTCACCGTGGTGCCGGTAGACGGGCCGCGGCGCGGCGATTATGACAACCTCGAGGGTCTGAGTTGGGTGGACTACGGGGAGCGCGCCGATCGGGAGGACGCGGACG GACATGGCAACCATAAAGAGAGCAGCCCTTTCCTTTGTCCCATGGAAGCTTCCAGAGGAAGTGACTACCATGACAGGAACCTGGCACTGTTTGAG GAAGAGCTGGACATCCGGCCAAAGGTGTCATCTCTTCTGGGCAAGCTCGTCAGCTACACCAACCTCACACAGGGCGCCAAGGagcatgaggaggctgagagtgGAGAGGGTGCCCGTCGGAGAGCAGCCAAG GCACCCAGCATGGGCACCCTCATGGGCGTGTACCTGCCCTGCCTGCAGAACATCTTTGGGGTTATCCTCTTCCTGCGGCTGACCTGGATGGTGGGCACGGCCGGCGTGCTGCAGGCCCTCCTCATCGTGCTCATCTGCTGCTGTTGT ACCTTGCTGACGGCCATCTCCATGAGCGCCATTGCCACCAATGGTGTGGTTCCAG CTGGGGGCTCCTATTTCATGATCTCCCGTTCGCTGGGGCCAGAATTTGGAGGTGCCGTGGGCCTGTGCTTCTACCTGGGAACAACATTTGCGGCAGCCATGTACATCCTAGGGGCCATTGAGATCTTGCTG ACCTACATTGCCCCTCCAGCCGCCATTTTTTACCCAACAGGCACTCATGACACGTCGAGTGCCACCTTGAACAATATGCGGGTATATGGGACCATTTTCCTGACCTTCATGACCCTAGTGGTATTCGTTGGTGTCAAGTATGTGAACAAATTTGCCTCACTCTTCCTGGCCTGTGTGATCATCTCCATCCTCTCCATCTATGCTGGAGGCATCAAATCTATTTTTGACCCTCCTGTGTTTCC AGTATGTATGCTGGGCAACAGGACACTGTCCCGGGACCAGTTTGATGTCTGCGCCAAGACGGCCGTGGTAGACAATGAGACAGTGGGCACCCAGCTCTGGAGCCTCTTCTGCCACAGCCCCAACCTCACGGCTGAGGCCTGCGACCCCTACTTCCTGCTCAACAATGTGACTGAGATCCCCGGCATCCCTGGTGCAGCTGCTGGTGTACTCCAGG AAAACCTATGGAGCGCCTACCTGGAGAAGGGTGAGGTCGTGGAGAAACATGGACTGCCCTCCAGGGATGCCCTTGGCCTGAAGGAGAGCCTGCCCCTGTACGTGGTGGCTGACATCGCCACATCCTTCACTGTGCTGGTTGGCATCTTCTTCCCCTCAGTAACAG GCATCATGGCTGGTTCCAACCGCTCTGGGGACCTCCGAGACGCGCAGAAGTCCATCCCAGTGGGGACCATTCTGGCCATTGTTACCACTTCCCTTGTCT ACTTCAGCAGCGTGGTTCTCTTCGGTGCTTGCATCGAGGGTGTGGTCCTCCGGGACAA GTACGGCGATGGTGTCAGCAGAAACCTGGTGGTGGGCACGTTAGCGTGGCCTTCGCCCTGGGTCATCGTCATCGGCTCCTTTTTCTCCACTTGCGGTGCCGGCCTGCAGAGCCTAACTGGGGCACCACGCCTGTTGCAGGCTATCGCCAAGGACAACATCATCCCTTTCCTCCGG GTTTTCGGCCATGGCAAGGCAAATGGTGAACCGACGTGGGCCCTCCTCCTGACAGCACTCATCGCTGAGCTGGGCATCCTCATTGCCTCCCTGGACATGGTGGCCCCCATTCTATCCAT GTTCTTCCTGATGTGCTACCTGTTTGTGAACCTCGCCTGTGCTGTGCAGACACTCCTGAGGACCCCCAACTGGCGGCCTCGGTTCAAGTACTATCACTG GGCACTGTCCTTCTTGGGCATGAGCCTCTGCCTGGCCTTGATGTTTGTCTCCTCCTGGTACTACGCCCTGGTCGCCATGCTCATCGCTGGCATGATCTACAAGTACATCGAGTACCAAGG GGCTGAGAAGGAATGGGGCGATGGGATCCGAGGCCTGTCCCTGAGTGCCGCCCGCTATGCCCTGTTGCGGCTAGAGGAGGGCCCTCCTCACACCAAGAACTGGCG GCCTCAGCTACTGGTGCTGCTGAAGCTAGATGAGGACCTTCACGTGAAGTACCCGCGGCTCCTCACTTTCGCCTCCCAGCTTAAAGCCGGCAAGGGCCTGACCATCGTCGGTTCTGTCATCCAGGGCAGCTTCTTGGAGAGCTACGGCGAGGCCCAGGCTGCTGAGCAG ACAATCAAGAACATGATGGAGATTGAGAAGGTGAAGGGCTTCTGCCAGGTGGTGGTGGCCAGCAAGGTGCGGGAGGGGCTGGCCCACCTCATCCAGTCTTGCGGCCTGGGAGGCATGAGGCACAACACCGTGGTGCTGGGCTGGCCCTACGGCTGGCGACAGAGTGAGGACCCACGCGCCTGGAAGACCTTTATTG ACACCGTGCGCTGCACCACGGCTGCCCACCTGGCCCTGCTTGTGCCCAAGAACATCGCCTTCTACCCCAGCAACCATGAGCGCTACCTGGAGGGCCACATCGACGTGTGGTGGATTGTCCACGACGGCGGCATGCTCATGCTCCTGCCCTTCCTGCTGCGCCAGCACAAG GTTTGGAGGAAATGCCGGATGCGCATCTTCACGGTGGCCCAGATGGACGACAACAGCATCCAGATGAAGAAGGATCTGGCCATCTTCCTATACCACCTACGTCTCGAGGcagaggtggaggtggtggagatg CACAACAGCGACATCTCTGCATATACCTACGAGCGGACACTGATGATGGAGCAGCGCTCCCAAATGCTGCGGCAGATGAGGCTGACCAAGACAGAGCGGGAACGAGAG GCCCAGCTAGTCAAGGACCGGCACTCAGCCCTGCGGCTGGAGAGCCTGTACTCGGATGAGGAGGATGAGTCTGCAGCTGGGACTGACAAGATCCAGATGACATGGACCCGGGACAAGTACATGGCCACGGAGCCCTGGGACCCCAGCCACACGCCCGACAACTTCCGGGAACTGGTGCATATTAAGCC GGACCAGTCTAATGTGCGGCGCATGCACACGGCCGTGAAGCTCAATGAAGTCATTGTCACACGCTCCCATGACGCCCGCCTGGTCCTACTGAACATGCCCGGCCCACCCAAGAACAGCGAGGGTGATGAGAACTGG ATGGAGTTCCTGGAGGTGCTGACCGAGGGCCTCGAACGAGTGCTGTTGGTACGTGGTGGTGGCCGTGAAGTCATCACCATCTACTCCTGA